In the Pseudoalteromonas tunicata genome, one interval contains:
- a CDS encoding GGDEF domain-containing protein, with protein MSKWHLHTLVWLSLLIAIFLSVQQKVNWAQYEEIIWFGIYLSFFIEICACVKKPFFIFSFSVFSFGLILDILDSFLLDMSPLFNLLDTPIKHVGLILLCYCLLKIAKSRLNKIKQLHSEINQRIKLEKELRFLAYHDELTGLFNRRAFFEHYELKQFNQAFLYYFDLNNFKHANDKYGHNIGDEILVLFSSSLNTLYPNDSAYRLGGDEFVLITDIAIEDMSVFKTLLDKPLLKYMVSVSVGCHQIQEDDDPDHALHLADQHMYLDKEEHRNSFIVKLLD; from the coding sequence ATGAGTAAGTGGCATTTACATACCTTAGTATGGCTAAGTTTATTAATCGCAATATTTCTATCAGTGCAACAAAAGGTGAACTGGGCCCAATACGAAGAAATCATTTGGTTTGGCATTTACCTATCATTTTTTATCGAAATTTGTGCCTGCGTTAAAAAACCATTCTTTATATTTTCATTTTCAGTCTTTAGCTTTGGCTTAATCCTTGATATTTTAGACTCATTTTTATTAGATATGAGTCCTTTATTTAATTTACTTGATACCCCCATTAAACATGTCGGTTTAATATTACTGTGCTATTGCCTGCTTAAGATTGCTAAAAGTAGGTTAAATAAAATTAAACAATTACATAGCGAAATTAACCAACGAATTAAACTTGAAAAAGAGCTGCGCTTTTTAGCCTACCATGATGAGTTAACCGGTTTATTTAACCGAAGAGCTTTTTTTGAGCACTACGAACTTAAGCAATTTAACCAAGCTTTTTTATATTACTTTGATTTAAATAACTTTAAGCATGCTAATGATAAATATGGCCACAATATCGGTGATGAAATATTAGTGTTATTTTCCAGCTCCCTTAATACACTTTACCCGAATGACTCAGCCTATCGCCTTGGTGGCGATGAATTTGTTTTAATTACAGATATTGCGATTGAAGATATGTCGGTTTTTAAAACCTTGCTTGATAAACCACTATTAAAATATATGGTTTCGGTGAGTGTCGGATGCCATCAAATTCAAGAAGATGATGACCCCGATCACGCATTACATTTAGCCGATCAACACATGTATTTAGATAAAGAAGAACATAGAAATAGCTTTATTGTTAAGCTACTTGATTAA
- the udp gene encoding uridine phosphorylase, with product MKTVFHLGLTQHDIEGATLAIIPGCPDRAGRIAAQLEHSRCLVKTREFHAYIGVLASKPIIVCSTGIGGPSTSIAVEELAQLGIRTFLRIGTTGAIQPHINEGDILISQASVRLDGASQHFAPLSFPAVSDFFTTQAMVKACESLNIAYHIGITASSDTFYPGQERYDTFSGYVPKNFQGSCEEWQKLGVMNYEMESATLFTMCAALGLKAACVAGVLVNRTRQEIPNVDHHEIEVKSVAVVIEAAKILLNNQ from the coding sequence ATGAAAACGGTTTTTCACTTAGGTTTAACCCAACACGATATTGAAGGCGCAACCCTTGCCATTATTCCTGGTTGCCCAGATCGCGCAGGACGCATCGCAGCACAACTTGAGCATTCGCGCTGCTTAGTGAAAACTCGCGAGTTTCACGCCTATATTGGTGTATTGGCATCAAAACCTATTATTGTCTGCTCAACAGGCATTGGTGGGCCATCAACTTCGATAGCAGTTGAAGAACTAGCGCAACTTGGGATCCGTACTTTTTTGCGTATTGGTACAACGGGTGCAATTCAGCCTCATATCAATGAGGGTGATATCTTAATCAGCCAAGCATCAGTCAGACTCGATGGCGCAAGCCAGCATTTTGCGCCGCTATCTTTTCCTGCGGTATCTGACTTTTTTACCACTCAAGCAATGGTAAAAGCGTGTGAGTCACTCAATATTGCTTATCACATAGGGATCACCGCTTCATCTGATACCTTTTATCCTGGTCAAGAGCGTTACGACACTTTTTCAGGTTATGTGCCAAAGAACTTCCAAGGAAGCTGCGAAGAGTGGCAAAAATTGGGCGTAATGAATTATGAAATGGAATCGGCAACATTATTTACTATGTGCGCAGCTCTTGGATTAAAAGCGGCATGTGTCGCAGGTGTATTGGTCAATCGTACTCGCCAAGAAATTCCAAATGTTGATCATCATGAAATTGAAGTAAAAAGTGTCGCGGTTGTTATTGAGGCAGCTAAGATACTTTTAAACAATCAATAA
- a CDS encoding thermostable hemolysin: MNSLIAQSSLSFAVSSPLATRLVSAFGDQMPRTAIEKFIEGGFFDAYGATLESFLPLLLHFDAGNNKGAALGLGKASKALFIEQYLTQPIELALGNDEVVSRSHIAELGNLFSLSHHATVPLFMVVAVALYQAKFRYLCFSGTEKVRAILTKYTVPFLVLGDATSDALGEKAALWGSYYQHKPQVCVLDLQKVVQLIEVNPFHYKMMQKYTDEIAQLLPEVTQL, from the coding sequence ATGAACTCACTCATTGCTCAATCTTCATTATCTTTTGCTGTTTCAAGCCCTTTGGCGACTCGGCTCGTATCTGCGTTTGGTGATCAAATGCCACGCACTGCAATCGAGAAGTTTATAGAGGGTGGTTTTTTTGATGCCTATGGTGCCACGCTTGAATCATTTTTACCTTTATTACTGCATTTTGATGCTGGCAATAATAAAGGCGCGGCATTAGGGCTTGGTAAGGCAAGTAAAGCGCTTTTTATTGAACAATATTTAACGCAGCCTATAGAACTTGCGCTTGGCAATGACGAAGTCGTGAGCCGTTCGCATATTGCTGAGCTTGGCAACTTATTTTCGTTAAGTCACCATGCCACAGTCCCACTGTTTATGGTTGTGGCGGTCGCCTTATATCAAGCAAAATTTCGTTATTTATGTTTTAGCGGCACTGAAAAAGTACGAGCAATATTGACTAAATACACAGTACCATTTTTGGTTCTTGGTGATGCGACATCAGATGCTTTAGGTGAAAAAGCAGCATTATGGGGCAGTTATTATCAACATAAACCACAAGTGTGTGTATTAGATTTGCAAAAAGTAGTGCAGTTAATTGAGGTCAATCCATTCCATTACAAAATGATGCAAAAATATACCGATGAAATTGCTCAGTTATTGCCAGAGGTGACTCAATTATGA
- a CDS encoding AMP-binding protein, protein MSLIDSISQFETRIALDDGECQLSYEQLIEAVHVRSRLLTHLNVQTLALHIDNCIEWILFDLAAQQANITIISVPLFFTESQIKHLIESSAVDCFISEQINNDISAVGSEVFVGFGRTLFIAQLMQSDFGMRPNGTQKVTFTSGSTGLPKGVCLSVENQTVVAHSLVDAIALKAPKHLCLLPLSVLLENIAGVYAPLLAGGTVTLVSLEALGFNGTKLVEPNKLLMNISRAEPNSLILVPELLLLLVNAIKAGWTTPTSLKFIAVGGAKVACDLLEEAHRLGLPVYQGYGLSECGSVVSLNTPLDCNHASAGKVLPHCQVYEVDGELVVCGNCHLGYQNDPDSWFAREFKTGDLAVINDDFLIINGRKKNLIISSFGRNIAPEWPESLLQATGLFYQAVVLGEERPFCIALLVPIKPMDEANLSAAINKVNAQLPDYAKVRAYEVLNAPMSQIDNLYTANNRPKRTEIATHFAAQVNALYASKSQCAEPVGSALESL, encoded by the coding sequence ATGAGCTTGATAGATTCGATAAGCCAATTTGAAACTCGCATTGCGTTAGACGATGGTGAATGTCAATTAAGTTACGAACAACTGATAGAAGCCGTACATGTAAGGAGCCGCTTATTAACTCATTTAAACGTGCAAACTCTGGCACTACATATCGATAATTGCATTGAATGGATTTTGTTTGATTTAGCTGCGCAACAAGCGAATATCACAATTATCTCAGTGCCTTTATTTTTTACTGAAAGCCAAATTAAACATTTAATTGAGAGCTCAGCGGTCGATTGTTTTATCAGTGAGCAGATTAATAATGATATTTCGGCTGTCGGTAGTGAGGTGTTTGTTGGCTTTGGCCGCACTTTATTTATCGCACAATTAATGCAATCAGACTTTGGCATGCGACCTAATGGTACCCAAAAAGTCACCTTTACTTCTGGCTCTACCGGTTTACCAAAAGGGGTGTGCTTATCTGTTGAAAATCAGACAGTAGTGGCTCACTCATTAGTTGATGCTATCGCTTTAAAAGCGCCAAAACACCTTTGTTTATTACCCCTTTCGGTTTTGTTAGAAAATATCGCAGGGGTGTATGCGCCCTTATTGGCTGGTGGCACTGTGACGCTTGTATCCCTTGAAGCATTAGGTTTTAACGGTACTAAGCTGGTTGAGCCAAATAAACTCTTGATGAATATTAGCCGTGCTGAACCGAACTCTTTAATTTTAGTACCTGAACTGTTGCTGTTATTGGTCAATGCAATCAAGGCAGGTTGGACTACACCGACATCGTTGAAATTTATCGCTGTTGGTGGTGCAAAAGTCGCGTGTGATTTATTAGAAGAAGCCCACAGATTAGGTTTACCTGTTTATCAAGGCTATGGACTTTCGGAGTGTGGCTCGGTGGTGAGCCTAAATACGCCTTTGGATTGTAATCATGCCAGTGCAGGTAAAGTGCTGCCTCATTGTCAAGTATATGAAGTTGATGGTGAATTAGTTGTCTGTGGCAATTGCCACTTGGGATACCAAAACGATCCCGATTCTTGGTTTGCGCGAGAGTTCAAAACGGGAGATTTAGCTGTTATTAACGACGACTTTTTAATTATCAATGGTCGTAAAAAAAATCTGATTATTTCAAGCTTTGGTCGCAATATCGCCCCCGAATGGCCTGAAAGCTTATTGCAAGCGACCGGCCTTTTTTACCAAGCGGTTGTATTAGGTGAAGAAAGACCATTCTGTATTGCTTTGCTTGTACCAATTAAACCAATGGATGAGGCCAATCTGAGTGCTGCCATCAATAAAGTTAATGCACAATTACCCGATTACGCAAAAGTACGGGCGTATGAAGTACTCAATGCACCAATGAGTCAAATCGATAATCTTTATACCGCAAACAACCGACCAAAAAGAACAGAAATTGCTACGCATTTTGCGGCCCAAGTTAACGCCCTTTATGCATCTAAATCACAATGTGCTGAACCTGTTGGTTCTGCTTTGGAGTCATTATGA
- a CDS encoding TenA family transcriptional regulator, with protein MSFYQTLVQKTQQSQQYLLQAPIIQRCFAGQFSIDDYVAFLQQAYHHVKHTTPLLMAVGSRLPESKEWLRNEVAEYIEEELGHQEWVLNDIAACGYDKEQARKSTPLFATELMVSYAYDCVSRINPLCFFGMVHVLEGTSIALADNAAAQVQNRLQLPNKAFSYLRSHGALDQDHVKFFISLMDKITDPSEQQLIIKSANAFYHLYGDMFRSLDPLHGLTATKQVNADCEVSL; from the coding sequence ATGAGTTTTTATCAAACACTAGTACAAAAAACACAGCAGTCGCAGCAATATCTTCTACAAGCACCGATTATTCAACGTTGTTTTGCAGGTCAATTTAGCATTGATGATTATGTCGCCTTTTTACAGCAGGCTTATCATCATGTTAAGCATACAACACCTTTATTAATGGCTGTTGGAAGTCGATTACCAGAATCCAAAGAATGGCTGCGAAATGAAGTTGCAGAATATATTGAAGAAGAACTTGGCCATCAAGAATGGGTATTAAACGATATTGCAGCTTGTGGTTATGATAAAGAACAAGCACGTAAGTCAACGCCATTATTTGCGACCGAATTAATGGTATCGTATGCGTATGATTGTGTGAGCAGAATTAATCCGCTGTGCTTTTTTGGCATGGTGCATGTGCTTGAAGGCACCAGTATCGCATTAGCCGATAACGCCGCTGCGCAGGTGCAAAACCGTCTTCAGCTTCCAAATAAAGCATTTAGCTATTTACGTTCCCATGGTGCATTAGATCAAGATCACGTTAAGTTCTTTATTAGTTTAATGGATAAAATTACAGACCCATCTGAGCAACAACTGATCATTAAAAGTGCAAATGCCTTTTATCATTTATATGGTGATATGTTTCGAAGCTTAGACCCGCTTCACGGTTTAACTGCAACTAAACAGGTCAATGCTGATTGTGAGGTGTCATTATGA
- a CDS encoding SDR family oxidoreductase: protein MSKSPLCVLTGASGGIGQAMAAALHDQGYRLLLVGRNELKLAQLSKSLGNQHSYITADLATIEGRDALVHKAQKLGGASVLINNAGVNQMASFDHQSAVDISKTLEMNLLVPMLLTQAFLAQLSQKDSATIVNVGSAFGSIGFPYYASYCASKFGLRGFTEALKRELSDKPIDVLYLAPRATDTQINGVLERAMNTALGNHMDSPELVAKQLVKQLNSRIARTVIGFPERFFAKLNGIFPSLVDNAISKKLVIMKQVMKQTNKGAQHEIL, encoded by the coding sequence ATGTCAAAATCACCTTTATGTGTATTGACTGGCGCAAGCGGTGGCATTGGCCAAGCAATGGCTGCAGCACTTCATGATCAAGGTTATCGTTTGTTATTGGTGGGCCGCAATGAACTAAAACTGGCACAACTTTCTAAAAGTTTGGGTAATCAACATAGCTATATTACGGCCGATTTAGCAACGATAGAAGGGCGAGATGCTTTGGTACATAAAGCGCAAAAGTTAGGTGGTGCTTCGGTACTTATTAACAATGCCGGCGTGAATCAAATGGCCAGTTTTGATCATCAAAGTGCGGTTGATATCTCAAAAACTCTTGAAATGAATCTATTGGTACCGATGTTATTAACTCAAGCGTTTTTGGCACAATTATCACAAAAAGACAGTGCAACAATTGTTAATGTTGGCAGTGCGTTTGGCAGTATTGGTTTTCCATATTATGCGAGTTATTGCGCGAGTAAGTTTGGTCTACGTGGGTTTACTGAAGCGCTTAAAAGAGAACTCAGTGATAAACCGATTGATGTGCTTTATCTTGCGCCAAGGGCAACCGATACCCAAATTAATGGTGTGCTGGAACGGGCTATGAATACTGCTCTTGGCAATCACATGGATAGCCCTGAGCTAGTGGCAAAACAACTAGTAAAACAACTCAATAGCAGAATTGCACGCACTGTTATTGGTTTTCCTGAGCGATTTTTTGCCAAGCTTAATGGTATTTTTCCAAGCTTAGTTGATAACGCTATTTCAAAAAAACTAGTCATTATGAAACAAGTAATGAAACAAACAAATAAAGGTGCCCAACATGAAATTCTATAA
- a CDS encoding tetratricopeptide repeat protein: MKFYKKLTLAGCLLVLFASNSHAAMEDELLALQHQWAKVNYQLADKAQEQAFEGLISDIEQYQKTYADKAEGYIWLGIIKSSFAGAKGGISALGLAKEAKSALETALSINPNALDGSAYTSLGTLYSKVPGWPLGFGDDKKAEDLLKKALTINPKGIDPNYFYGQYLYDDKQYSDAKKYLEIAHNAAPRVDRPLADQYRQHEIAQLLDKVEKKLKKKK, encoded by the coding sequence ATGAAATTCTATAAAAAATTAACATTAGCCGGTTGTCTGCTTGTTTTGTTTGCATCAAATTCACACGCAGCGATGGAGGATGAGTTGTTAGCATTACAGCATCAATGGGCAAAAGTGAATTATCAATTAGCAGATAAAGCACAAGAGCAAGCGTTTGAGGGGCTGATAAGCGACATCGAACAATATCAAAAGACTTATGCCGATAAAGCTGAAGGGTATATTTGGCTTGGCATTATTAAATCAAGTTTTGCGGGAGCAAAGGGTGGTATTAGTGCACTCGGTTTAGCAAAAGAGGCAAAATCAGCACTCGAAACTGCACTTAGTATTAATCCAAATGCGCTTGATGGCTCTGCTTACACTAGTTTAGGTACGTTATACAGTAAGGTCCCTGGTTGGCCTCTTGGTTTCGGTGATGATAAAAAAGCCGAGGATCTACTCAAAAAAGCACTGACGATAAATCCAAAAGGCATTGATCCTAATTACTTTTATGGACAATACCTTTATGATGATAAACAATACTCAGATGCTAAAAAATATCTTGAAATTGCTCATAATGCAGCTCCTCGGGTTGATCGTCCGTTAGCGGACCAATATCGTCAACATGAAATTGCTCAATTGTTAGATAAAGTAGAGAAAAAACTTAAGAAGAAAAAATGA
- a CDS encoding response regulator, translating into MRVLIVEDDQLLAQGLLHTLRHEGYSADHCATAKSALFAIDMAEADLIILDLGLPDMDGLALLKQVRKKYATLPVLVLTARDGTDDKIKGLDLGADDYLAKPFEVTELLARLRVMTRRIGKFASSTLEVGDVALNLAANTVVSAGTGLELPRKEYMVLKALMEHPGRIQSREQLETKLYQWGEEVSSNAVEVHIHHLRKKLPEGFIKTVRGIGYIVGKA; encoded by the coding sequence ATGAGAGTACTGATAGTCGAAGATGATCAATTACTTGCGCAAGGCTTATTACACACTTTGCGCCATGAAGGGTACAGTGCTGATCACTGTGCTACAGCTAAATCAGCCTTGTTTGCTATTGATATGGCAGAAGCTGATTTGATCATCTTAGATTTAGGCTTGCCTGATATGGATGGTTTGGCATTACTCAAACAAGTTAGAAAAAAATATGCAACACTGCCTGTGCTGGTATTAACTGCACGTGATGGCACCGATGATAAAATAAAAGGGCTTGATTTAGGAGCCGATGATTATTTAGCTAAACCCTTTGAAGTGACGGAATTGCTCGCTCGTTTGCGGGTAATGACGCGGCGCATCGGCAAATTTGCAAGCTCTACGTTAGAAGTGGGTGATGTTGCACTTAATTTAGCTGCGAACACGGTTGTTTCAGCGGGTACTGGACTTGAATTGCCCCGTAAAGAATACATGGTACTAAAGGCGTTAATGGAGCATCCAGGTCGAATACAATCGCGAGAGCAACTTGAAACTAAGTTGTATCAATGGGGTGAAGAGGTCAGTAGTAACGCGGTCGAAGTTCATATCCACCATTTGCGAAAAAAACTGCCTGAAGGATTTATTAAAACGGTAAGAGGTATCGGATACATTGTTGGCAAAGCATAA
- a CDS encoding ATP-binding protein: MSIRNYLLMIILSSIVLVCFGAAIEGYKSSMKQADALFDQELESIATVMVQLGSKSLAAEQNAIDPSIFTNYAIQVWQQEQLKLNLSPYQATTPIAKFIAGFDYANFAGQRWRTYSYPSEFGWILVAQPQKYRFELAESMTLAAVTPLIVSMPFLALLISFTVKQSLKPLKQLTETLNAKQADDLCAIEVPRQSIELIPVVNTLNHLLERVEGAYLREKHFASDAAHELRTPLSILKVSLHNLMAQTGPSSDNLAALDAGIERMSHIVEQILLLNRTHPDQFKRSFTVLALTPLVQEVVSDLYPQILEKDHEISFSGEDLKMRADAFTFKTLLQNLIGNAIKYTPDQGKISVTLQYDAHDIVLTVSDSGPGIAPSERDRIFDRFYRVGGDQHQSQVIGCGLGLSIVKHIADLYQAKIALAQSEWGGLAISLRFTQDIQFKEKTFV, translated from the coding sequence ATGTCAATTCGTAATTACTTGTTGATGATCATTCTATCAAGCATTGTACTAGTGTGTTTTGGTGCTGCGATAGAAGGTTATAAATCAAGTATGAAGCAGGCTGATGCCTTGTTTGATCAAGAGCTTGAGTCTATTGCAACTGTCATGGTTCAACTAGGTTCAAAGAGCCTCGCTGCTGAGCAAAACGCTATTGACCCAAGTATATTTACAAATTATGCGATTCAAGTGTGGCAACAAGAACAACTTAAACTTAATTTATCCCCTTATCAGGCCACCACACCGATTGCAAAATTTATTGCTGGTTTTGATTATGCCAATTTTGCGGGGCAACGCTGGCGAACTTACAGTTATCCAAGCGAGTTTGGCTGGATTTTAGTCGCTCAGCCGCAAAAATACCGTTTTGAATTAGCTGAAAGCATGACATTAGCAGCCGTGACACCTCTTATTGTTAGCATGCCTTTTTTAGCGTTACTGATAAGTTTTACTGTTAAACAAAGCTTAAAGCCGTTAAAGCAATTAACCGAAACATTAAACGCAAAACAAGCAGATGACTTGTGCGCGATAGAAGTACCCCGCCAAAGTATTGAGCTGATCCCAGTAGTTAACACATTAAATCACTTATTAGAGCGAGTAGAGGGCGCGTATTTACGGGAAAAACATTTTGCGTCCGATGCGGCGCATGAACTGCGCACACCGCTCAGTATTTTAAAAGTTTCATTGCATAATTTGATGGCTCAAACAGGCCCCTCATCTGATAATTTAGCTGCACTTGATGCAGGTATTGAGCGAATGTCTCATATTGTTGAGCAAATATTATTATTAAATCGGACTCACCCTGATCAATTCAAACGCAGTTTTACAGTGCTTGCTTTGACACCGCTAGTGCAAGAGGTAGTGAGTGATCTTTATCCGCAGATACTTGAAAAAGATCATGAAATTAGCTTTAGTGGTGAAGACCTCAAAATGCGAGCGGATGCCTTTACCTTTAAAACGTTATTACAGAACCTGATTGGGAATGCGATTAAATATACTCCTGATCAAGGCAAAATAAGTGTTACATTACAGTATGATGCCCATGATATTGTGTTGACCGTATCAGATTCAGGTCCTGGGATCGCACCCAGTGAGCGAGACCGAATTTTTGATAGATTTTATCGTGTTGGTGGTGATCAACATCAATCACAAGTGATAGGCTGTGGCTTAGGGCTCAGCATTGTAAAACATATTGCTGATTTATATCAGGCCAAAATAGCATTAGCCCAAAGTGAATGGGGTGGTTTGGCAATTTCGTTACGATTTACACAGGACATACAATTTAAGGAAAAAACGTTTGTTTAG
- a CDS encoding cupredoxin domain-containing protein, translating to MCRYLSWAAALLMCSFVFAENSVEITLKDHLFYPSRIEVPAFKKVKLIIHNQDDTPEEFDSFDLNREKVIFAKRKVVIFIGPLQPGEYHFFGEYAPNTAQGTVVAVELEQP from the coding sequence TTGTGCAGATATTTATCTTGGGCGGCAGCACTATTGATGTGCTCCTTTGTATTTGCTGAAAATAGTGTAGAGATAACCCTAAAAGACCATTTGTTTTATCCAAGTCGCATTGAGGTTCCTGCATTTAAAAAAGTAAAACTTATTATTCATAACCAAGATGATACGCCAGAAGAATTTGATAGTTTTGATTTGAACCGCGAAAAAGTTATTTTTGCCAAACGTAAAGTGGTTATTTTTATCGGCCCGCTGCAACCGGGTGAATACCACTTTTTTGGCGAGTATGCGCCAAATACAGCGCAAGGTACTGTAGTTGCTGTTGAACTGGAGCAACCTTGA